From Ictidomys tridecemlineatus isolate mIctTri1 chromosome 2, mIctTri1.hap1, whole genome shotgun sequence, the proteins below share one genomic window:
- the Or6v1 gene encoding olfactory receptor 6V1, with the protein MANLSHTEFVLLGFSSFGELQVLLYGPFLLLYLIAFLGNTLIIVMIIADTHLHTPMYFFLGNFSLLETLVTMTVVPRMLSNLLASHAVISFTGCMVQFYFYFSLGSTSFLILADMALDRFVAICHPLHYGTLMSWAMCARLAGAAWATPFLAMVPTVLSRALLNYCHGNVINHFFCDNAPLLQLSCSDTHLLEIWDFIMALAFVLSSFLVTLISYGYIVSTVLRIPSASGRHKAFSTCGSHLTLVFMGYSSTIFLYIRPGRAHSVEVNKVVALVTAILTPFLNPFIFTFRNEAVKAVLRGQMQRLKGLHEALS; encoded by the coding sequence ATGGCGAATCTGAGCCACACTGAATTTGTGCTCTTGGGCTTCTCCTCTTTTGGTGAGCTACAGGTTCTCCTGTATGGACCTTTCCTCCTGCTGTATCTCATTGCCTTCCTGGGAAACACCCTCATCATAGTCATGATTATAGCTGACACTCACCTGCATactcccatgtacttcttcctgggAAACTTTTCCCTGCTGGAGACCTTGGTGACCATGACTGTGGTTCCCAGGATGCTCTCCAATCTGCTGGCCTCTCACGCAGTCATCTCCTTCACTGGCTGCATGGTCCAGTTCTACTTCTACTTTTCCCTGGGTTCCACCTCCTTCCTCATTCTGGCAGATATGGCCCTGGACCGTTTTGTGGCCATCTGCCACCCACTGCACTATGGAACCTTGATGAGCTGGGCTATGTGTGCCCGACTGGCTGGGGCTGCCTGGGCAACTCCATTCCTAGCTATGGTACCCACTGTCCTCTCCCGAGCTCTTCTCAACTATTGCCATGGCAACGTCATTaaccacttcttctgtgacaATGCACCTCTTCTGCAGCTGTCCTGCTCTGACACCCACCTGCTGGAAATCTGGGATTTCATCATGGCCCTGGCCTTTGTCCTCAGCTCCTTCCTGGTGACTCTCATTTCCTATGGCTACATTGTGAGCACTGTGCTGCGCATTCCCTCGGCTAGTGGCCGCCACAAGGCTTTCTCCACTTGTGGCTCTCACCTCACCCTGGTCTTCATGGGCTACAGCAGCACCATCTTCCTGTACATCAGGCCTGGAAGAGCACACTCGGTGGAAGTCAATAAGGTGGTTGCCTTGGTAACGGCCATCCTCACCCCCTTCCTCAACCCCTTTATCTTTACCTTCCGCAATGAGGCAGTGAAGGCAGTCCTGCGGGGACAGATGCAGAGGCTGAAAGGCCTTCATGAGGCATTATCCTGA